A region from the Kineothrix sp. IPX-CK genome encodes:
- a CDS encoding PfkB family carbohydrate kinase, whose amino-acid sequence MNIKDIANLCGVSPSTVSKILHNKDADISVETRKKVLEIIKEYQYVPYSKVINSAAPKTNMIGVLLAENTYGVQDMLYSIEKAASKNGYGIMLCNTAQDEKKAEKYYQIFNNKGVDGIISICQDTEPPEEMKIPIVRIQNREREIKNAAADLYFDMKESGYLAVSYLLEMGHERIACLLEKDEEDIREGYRGAYKERFVSPDEEWIFMGTEEEIEREGIARCLKADVTAIVCSSAEMGNAVYEKVRERGDGIPNKMSVISTRDSALAEKIYPKLTAVHVPMDEIGARGVNVLIQMMEDRKSAHEFKEKISQHICERSSVSAPSGHERGGKIVVVGSMNMDCMIGVSRIPTVGETVKAGNIISLPGGKGANQAVGAGKLEGLVYMIGRLGNDSDGKTIYNSLVNSGVKTEGVVFDDSVSTGRAYVNVASGGDSTIVIYPGANAKLDCSQINQYERLLEGAAYCLLTSEIPEETVEYTIEKCREMKVPVILKLSAVERMRESLFQDVDYFIPNEKEAELLVPQASSVEERADIFIKKGVKNVIITLGQKGCYLKNAKYQGFVPTAGFHPVDSTGAADAFISALAVSLSEGNEIRQAISFASYAAGISSTRQGVQPAMVDRRELSLYQEEIEKLCAGALSD is encoded by the coding sequence ATGAATATAAAAGACATTGCCAATTTATGCGGTGTGTCACCATCTACCGTATCCAAGATTCTACACAATAAGGATGCGGATATCAGCGTGGAAACGAGAAAAAAGGTTTTGGAAATCATTAAGGAATACCAGTATGTTCCTTACTCCAAGGTAATAAACAGTGCGGCTCCCAAGACGAATATGATAGGTGTGCTTCTGGCCGAGAATACATACGGCGTACAAGACATGCTTTACAGCATCGAAAAAGCGGCTTCCAAAAACGGATATGGCATCATGCTGTGCAATACGGCACAGGATGAGAAAAAGGCGGAAAAGTATTATCAAATATTTAACAATAAAGGCGTGGACGGCATTATCTCCATTTGTCAGGACACAGAGCCACCGGAGGAAATGAAGATACCCATCGTGCGCATCCAAAATAGAGAGCGCGAAATAAAAAACGCTGCTGCGGATCTTTATTTCGATATGAAAGAGTCCGGATACCTTGCGGTCAGTTACCTTCTTGAAATGGGGCATGAGAGAATTGCATGCCTTTTGGAAAAGGATGAGGAGGACATAAGGGAGGGATACCGGGGAGCATATAAGGAAAGGTTTGTTTCTCCGGATGAGGAATGGATTTTCATGGGTACCGAGGAAGAAATCGAAAGAGAGGGAATTGCTAGGTGCCTGAAGGCGGATGTGACGGCCATCGTATGCTCCAGTGCAGAGATGGGAAATGCCGTTTATGAGAAAGTCAGGGAGCGGGGAGATGGAATTCCGAATAAAATGTCTGTTATCAGTACAAGGGACAGTGCTCTTGCGGAAAAGATTTATCCGAAGCTGACGGCCGTACATGTGCCTATGGATGAAATCGGTGCGCGGGGAGTGAATGTCCTGATTCAAATGATGGAGGACAGAAAGTCCGCTCATGAGTTTAAGGAGAAGATTTCCCAGCATATATGCGAAAGAAGCAGTGTTTCAGCGCCGTCAGGACATGAACGGGGCGGGAAAATCGTGGTGGTGGGCAGTATGAACATGGACTGTATGATCGGCGTAAGCCGTATTCCGACGGTGGGAGAGACGGTAAAGGCGGGAAACATCATATCCCTGCCCGGAGGAAAGGGAGCGAATCAAGCGGTAGGAGCCGGTAAGCTGGAGGGTCTTGTCTATATGATAGGAAGACTTGGAAACGACAGCGACGGAAAAACGATATATAACAGCCTGGTAAACAGCGGAGTAAAAACAGAGGGGGTCGTCTTCGATGATTCGGTCTCTACGGGAAGGGCCTATGTTAATGTCGCATCGGGAGGAGACAGCACCATCGTCATCTATCCCGGAGCCAATGCGAAGCTGGATTGCAGTCAGATAAACCAATACGAGAGACTGCTGGAGGGTGCTGCTTACTGCCTTTTGACCTCGGAGATTCCGGAAGAAACAGTAGAATACACGATTGAAAAATGCAGGGAGATGAAGGTCCCGGTCATACTGAAGCTTTCGGCTGTGGAAAGAATGAGGGAAAGTTTGTTTCAGGATGTCGATTATTTCATACCTAACGAAAAAGAGGCTGAACTTCTGGTTCCCCAGGCATCATCGGTGGAGGAGAGGGCTGATATATTCATAAAAAAGGGTGTTAAAAATGTAATTATAACTTTAGGGCAAAAAGGCTGCTACTTAAAAAATGCGAAATATCAGGGATTTGTGCCTACAGCAGGCTTTCATCCGGTGGACAGTACCGGAGCAGCGGATGCCTTCATCAGTGCGTTGGCTGTTTCTTTAAGCGAAGGCAATGAAATAAGGCAGGCAATCAGCTTCGCCTCCTATGCGGCGGGCATCAGCTCCACAAGGCAAGGGGTACAGCCGGCCATGGTGGATAGAAGAGAGCTTTCGCTGTATCAGGAAGAGATAGAAAAACTCTGTGCGGGGGCGCTTTCCGATTAG
- the ymfI gene encoding elongation factor P 5-aminopentanone reductase → MGKAALVSGASRGIGRAVAKSLAEAGYDLYLTCRQSEEKLLELKDELEENYNIHCAAYICNMGSYEEVSGLFGHIPDLDVLVNNAGISYIGLLSEMEVSRWQEIIDTNLSSVFYTCKLAIPLMLKKKSGRIINISSVWGSAGASMEVAYSASKGGVNSFTKALAKELAPSHICVNALACGVIDTDMNQCFDEAERRALTEEIPADRFGRPEEAAKLILQIIDAPEYMTGQIITMDGGWC, encoded by the coding sequence ATGGGCAAAGCAGCGCTTGTTAGCGGAGCGTCCCGCGGTATCGGCCGTGCCGTAGCAAAGAGTCTGGCAGAAGCAGGATATGATTTGTACTTGACATGCAGGCAGTCGGAAGAGAAATTATTAGAACTGAAAGATGAGTTGGAAGAAAATTACAATATTCATTGTGCAGCATATATATGTAATATGGGGAGCTATGAAGAAGTAAGCGGTCTTTTCGGTCATATTCCCGATTTGGATGTACTGGTGAACAATGCGGGCATTTCTTATATCGGTCTTTTGTCTGAAATGGAAGTTTCCAGGTGGCAGGAAATAATAGATACCAATTTGAGCTCCGTATTTTATACCTGCAAGCTTGCGATCCCGCTTATGCTTAAAAAGAAATCAGGAAGGATTATCAATATATCTTCGGTATGGGGAAGCGCGGGTGCTTCTATGGAGGTGGCTTATTCTGCCTCCAAGGGCGGAGTGAACAGCTTTACCAAGGCGTTGGCAAAGGAACTGGCCCCCAGTCACATTTGTGTGAATGCGTTGGCCTGCGGCGTAATTGATACGGATATGAACCAGTGCTTTGACGAAGCGGAACGCAGGGCACTTACAGAAGAAATACCGGCAGATCGTTTCGGACGGCCGGAGGAAGCGGCGAAACTCATCCTGCAGATCATCGATGCACCCGAATATATGACGGGACAGATTATAACGATGGACGGCGGATGGTGTTGA
- a CDS encoding NAD(P)/FAD-dependent oxidoreductase: MYDLVIIGSGPAGLSAAIYAKRAGLKTLVLEKSTMSGGQVLTTYEVDNYLGLPGINGFDLGMKFREHADNMEIEFVEAEVTGIKSIDAPGCNEHPMQDMKAANIDLDACRRKRIHRISTSQGDYETRTILIATGASYAKLGVPGEEEFAGMGVSYCATCDGAFFRNRTVAVVGGGDVAVEDAIFLARTSKKVYLIHRRNELRAANILQESLSRLDNVEVIWDTVVEEIKGEDQVQGLLLRDLKTEEKKELVVDGVFIAVGIHPNTESFGNAVKCDDRGYIVADEDCVTHTAGIFAAGDVRTKKLRQIITAVADGANAVTSIQNYFL, encoded by the coding sequence ATGTACGATTTAGTGATTATCGGATCAGGACCGGCAGGGTTGTCGGCGGCAATATATGCGAAAAGAGCAGGTCTCAAAACCTTGGTTTTGGAAAAGAGTACAATGAGCGGAGGTCAGGTGCTTACCACTTATGAGGTGGATAATTATCTGGGACTACCGGGAATTAACGGCTTCGATTTGGGCATGAAGTTCAGAGAACATGCGGATAATATGGAGATTGAATTCGTGGAAGCAGAGGTGACGGGCATTAAAAGTATTGACGCGCCGGGCTGTAATGAACATCCCATGCAGGATATGAAAGCGGCGAATATCGATTTAGACGCCTGCAGGAGGAAGCGCATACATCGCATTAGCACCAGCCAGGGAGATTATGAAACGAGAACGATTTTAATCGCTACCGGCGCCTCTTATGCCAAGCTGGGTGTGCCGGGAGAAGAAGAGTTCGCCGGTATGGGTGTCTCCTACTGTGCTACTTGCGACGGTGCCTTTTTCAGGAACCGCACTGTGGCGGTAGTAGGCGGCGGCGACGTAGCGGTGGAAGATGCGATTTTCTTGGCGAGAACCAGCAAGAAGGTATATTTGATTCATAGAAGAAACGAACTTCGGGCGGCTAATATCCTTCAGGAAAGTTTAAGCCGTCTTGATAATGTGGAAGTGATATGGGATACGGTAGTGGAGGAAATCAAAGGAGAGGATCAGGTTCAGGGCCTTCTTCTGCGAGATCTGAAGACTGAGGAAAAAAAGGAACTTGTGGTGGACGGTGTATTCATCGCCGTAGGAATCCATCCCAATACGGAAAGCTTCGGGAATGCCGTGAAATGTGATGATAGAGGATATATCGTCGCGGATGAGGACTGCGTTACGCACACGGCCGGAATCTTTGCAGCGGGAGATGTAAGAACTAAGAAGCTCAGACAGATTATCACGGCTGTAGCCGACGGCGCCAACGCGGTGACTAGCATTCAGAATTATTTTCTGTAG
- a CDS encoding glycosyltransferase family 2 protein: MHKISIIVPVYNVEKYLERCVNSILSQTYENIEIVLVNDGSPDNSPTMCDQYAKVDERVKVIHKENGGLVSAWQAGVRASDGKYLCFVDSDDWVEPDMISEMYAFLSAGNADSMEIPSDKKEIICCNFVIDRFTGDDMSSGQYKVTKHYHELKPGIYEGKQLETDVKDQLLGHENRLVSMSRCMKLFSRRLIEDNMKYCNPDITFGEDVNIVLPALLDCERLVIMEEALFYHYFYNYDSMVHKYDKKLYQGICTLRSVIKEIFEDKKRQNGEMQGDKEYIYLLMFALKNEIRGGRKNYSVKVREICNGNQDIVMTYPVIVGNKINRILYFLLKNPKLIYINVVRFLFRLGDGLHK, from the coding sequence ATGCACAAGATCAGCATTATTGTTCCGGTCTATAATGTGGAAAAGTATCTGGAACGATGCGTAAACAGCATATTGAGCCAGACCTATGAAAATATAGAAATTGTGCTTGTGAATGACGGATCTCCCGACAATTCTCCGACTATGTGTGATCAATATGCCAAGGTGGATGAACGGGTGAAAGTGATTCATAAGGAAAACGGCGGATTAGTTTCCGCTTGGCAGGCAGGAGTCAGGGCGAGTGACGGCAAATATCTTTGCTTTGTGGATAGCGATGATTGGGTAGAACCGGATATGATTTCAGAAATGTATGCCTTTCTTTCCGCTGGCAATGCCGATTCCATGGAAATACCTTCTGATAAAAAAGAAATTATCTGCTGTAATTTTGTGATAGACCGCTTTACGGGCGATGATATGAGTTCCGGGCAATACAAGGTAACAAAGCATTATCACGAACTTAAGCCGGGAATATACGAAGGAAAGCAATTAGAAACAGACGTAAAAGATCAGTTGCTGGGACATGAAAATCGTTTGGTCTCCATGTCAAGGTGCATGAAGCTTTTTTCCAGAAGATTGATAGAAGACAATATGAAATATTGTAATCCCGATATTACGTTTGGAGAAGACGTTAACATCGTGCTGCCGGCTCTGTTAGACTGTGAGCGTCTGGTTATTATGGAAGAAGCACTGTTTTATCATTATTTTTACAATTATGATTCTATGGTCCATAAATATGATAAGAAGCTATACCAAGGAATATGCACTCTTCGTTCTGTAATAAAAGAAATTTTTGAGGATAAAAAGAGACAGAATGGCGAAATGCAAGGGGACAAGGAATATATTTACCTGTTGATGTTCGCTTTAAAAAATGAAATAAGAGGCGGACGGAAAAACTATTCTGTTAAAGTACGCGAAATTTGTAATGGGAATCAGGACATCGTAATGACTTATCCTGTAATTGTTGGAAACAAGATAAACAGGATTTTATATTTTTTATTGAAAAATCCTAAGCTTATTTATATAAATGTTGTCCGGTTCTTATTCAGGTTAGGAGACGGATTGCACAAATAA
- a CDS encoding polysaccharide pyruvyl transferase family protein, with amino-acid sequence MSVKRMEEDRILLYMHAGSGNHGCEAIVNSVCHMLKKDVLVLTNSKAEDRKYSLAASKDTALCYLEEERQFSRHKFAHVMYYIWRKVMKDPESFIRYRYRTVFGKKFYPLAISIGGDNYCYDMMLKDLLLANKAFGERGVKTVLLGCSIDPELFLREGLNDALKEDLNRYLTIIARESITYEALKLIVPEEKLFLIPDPAFTLRKKELPLPDGFIQGNTIGINVSPMIQDNESKKGITMLSYKALLHHIIAATDMQIALIPHVVWERNDDRVPIKELFEEFKNTGRVVMIEDGTCEELKGYIARCCMFIGARTHATIAAYSACVPTLVVGYSVKAKGIAKDLFGTYDNYVLQVQQLQNEEALIDAFQWLSDYKEDIRKHLEEVIPGYVKEAYKTGEEIEKIWNSIRVQR; translated from the coding sequence ATGTCAGTAAAAAGGATGGAAGAAGATAGAATTTTATTATACATGCACGCAGGAAGCGGAAATCATGGCTGTGAAGCGATTGTCAACAGCGTTTGTCATATGCTGAAGAAAGATGTTTTAGTGCTGACTAACAGCAAGGCTGAAGACCGGAAATATTCTCTTGCGGCATCAAAAGATACCGCTCTTTGCTATTTGGAGGAAGAGCGGCAATTTTCGAGGCATAAGTTTGCTCATGTGATGTATTATATCTGGAGAAAAGTGATGAAAGATCCAGAATCCTTTATCCGTTATCGCTATCGTACTGTATTCGGTAAAAAGTTTTATCCGCTGGCGATTTCTATCGGCGGTGATAATTACTGCTATGACATGATGCTTAAGGACTTGCTTTTAGCCAATAAAGCGTTTGGGGAGAGGGGAGTCAAAACAGTGCTTTTAGGCTGCTCTATTGATCCGGAGCTTTTTTTAAGAGAAGGTTTAAATGACGCTTTAAAGGAAGATTTGAACAGGTATCTAACGATTATAGCAAGAGAATCGATTACTTATGAAGCATTAAAGTTGATAGTGCCGGAAGAAAAGCTGTTCTTAATTCCTGATCCGGCATTTACTTTAAGGAAAAAGGAACTTCCGTTGCCGGATGGATTTATTCAGGGCAATACGATTGGAATTAATGTCAGCCCTATGATTCAGGATAACGAGAGCAAAAAGGGAATTACCATGTTAAGTTATAAAGCACTGCTCCATCATATCATAGCGGCGACGGATATGCAGATTGCGTTAATTCCTCATGTGGTATGGGAAAGAAACGATGATAGAGTGCCGATAAAGGAGCTGTTTGAAGAATTTAAGAATACCGGAAGGGTGGTTATGATAGAGGACGGGACTTGCGAGGAGCTGAAAGGGTACATTGCCCGCTGTTGCATGTTTATTGGTGCCAGGACTCACGCTACGATTGCGGCATATTCCGCGTGTGTTCCCACTTTGGTGGTGGGATATTCTGTGAAAGCAAAGGGAATTGCAAAGGATTTATTCGGAACCTACGATAATTACGTACTTCAGGTACAGCAGCTGCAAAACGAGGAAGCGCTTATCGATGCTTTCCAATGGTTGTCGGACTACAAAGAGGATATAAGGAAGCACTTGGAAGAAGTCATCCCCGGTTATGTAAAAGAGGCATATAAAACAGGGGAGGAAATTGAAAAGATATGGAATAGCATAAGGGTACAAAGATGA
- a CDS encoding polysaccharide biosynthesis C-terminal domain-containing protein, with protein sequence MRIKNTLVNLVYIWGSALLLLGLNLLTRRIFLDVLVVDYLGYDGLFSSIFSFLTLSEMGIAGIITYHMYSEIATNNTQQIRKLLYIYKMVYKIVGGFVLVAGIVACFFLPYILKEQMAGEDRLFIYTIYFLQLFATICTYFLAYRRILFVTHQKIYFCTMVDTVMSIAATLLKIFVLLKFQSYIGYLLVSIANNVISNLIIAWWSRKKYPEIARVKITKADIKELDLWHDVKNMMATKVAITIYGSSSDIIITAMLGVRMDGLVSNYGLISAKIQEFILSIFKALQASIGNLVYDDEEKKGIKFFKALDLVGFYMGLTAATGIVIVGQDFILWWLKKTEFQLPVSFLIVLSVNIFIAICNNPMNYFRNTFGHFGGDRNYMIAAAIVNIIISLMLTPLVGVTGVMIGTVVGHLLIYLGRTVVVYKYYIKEKPYGYYLKFLLRLIFLGVTVAIAGEISSLFYLEFLLGDILVKGIISVIISSLVFFVFNFRSEEFRTLMLYAKTIVEMILKKRRSRQ encoded by the coding sequence ATGAGAATTAAAAACACACTGGTCAATTTAGTTTATATATGGGGCTCCGCTCTTTTACTGCTGGGACTCAATCTGCTGACACGACGTATTTTCCTCGATGTTCTCGTGGTAGATTATTTAGGATATGATGGACTGTTTTCTTCCATTTTTTCTTTCCTTACGTTATCAGAGATGGGTATTGCCGGAATTATCACCTATCATATGTATAGTGAGATTGCTACCAATAACACCCAGCAGATTCGGAAGCTTTTATATATTTATAAAATGGTATATAAGATCGTAGGAGGATTTGTGCTTGTTGCAGGTATTGTTGCTTGCTTCTTTCTGCCCTACATTTTAAAAGAACAAATGGCGGGAGAGGACCGGTTATTTATCTATACCATTTATTTCCTGCAATTATTTGCCACCATATGTACTTACTTTTTAGCGTACAGACGGATTCTTTTCGTTACGCATCAGAAAATTTACTTCTGCACTATGGTAGATACAGTCATGAGCATCGCAGCTACCTTGCTCAAAATTTTTGTCTTGCTTAAATTCCAAAGTTACATTGGATATTTGCTCGTTTCCATTGCTAATAATGTTATATCTAATCTGATTATCGCATGGTGGTCGAGGAAGAAATACCCGGAGATCGCAAGGGTGAAAATCACTAAAGCGGATATAAAAGAGCTTGATTTATGGCATGATGTGAAAAATATGATGGCTACCAAGGTTGCAATTACGATTTATGGTAGTTCTAGTGATATCATCATTACGGCAATGTTGGGAGTAAGAATGGATGGGCTGGTCAGTAATTATGGACTGATCTCCGCTAAAATTCAGGAATTTATTCTTTCTATATTTAAAGCGTTGCAAGCGAGCATTGGTAACCTTGTGTATGATGATGAAGAAAAAAAGGGAATAAAGTTTTTCAAAGCATTGGATCTTGTTGGATTTTACATGGGTTTAACGGCAGCGACAGGAATAGTCATCGTTGGTCAGGATTTTATTCTCTGGTGGCTGAAAAAGACAGAATTCCAACTCCCCGTATCCTTTTTAATAGTACTTTCCGTTAATATTTTTATTGCAATCTGCAATAATCCGATGAATTATTTTCGTAATACGTTCGGACATTTTGGCGGGGATAGAAATTATATGATAGCCGCTGCAATTGTTAACATAATAATCTCTCTTATGCTGACACCCCTTGTGGGCGTTACAGGAGTTATGATAGGAACAGTGGTTGGACATCTTTTGATTTATTTAGGAAGAACCGTAGTGGTATATAAATATTATATAAAAGAAAAACCTTATGGATATTATTTAAAATTCTTACTACGCTTAATTTTTTTAGGCGTTACCGTTGCAATAGCCGGGGAAATTTCCTCGTTGTTTTATTTGGAATTCTTGCTTGGAGATATTCTTGTTAAGGGAATAATAAGTGTTATCATATCGTCACTGGTCTTTTTCGTATTTAATTTTAGGAGCGAAGAGTTCAGAACCTTGATGTTATACGCGAAAACAATCGTTGAGATGATATTGAAGAAGAGAAGGAGCAGACAATAA
- a CDS encoding SH3 domain-containing protein, with protein sequence MRHKNVKIVICAVTAVLTFSSIDIKTNAATGISSVLPSAGIDYTLASNATSLKNIKDEANTQMTQSTNSAGVSGNTSNNSTQASVSAGSTNTTSVTGSGETVSGDTSKAAEKTIEETKVVDASTVDESVLKSVEKKLDKKDEEEGFKSLVIAKVNDYVNVRNTPSEDGEIVGKLYDKSVGTFISETDGWYQINSGSVTGYVKSEYCVTGENAITLAKEVGTRIATVTTTTLKVREQPGMDATVLGLIPIEDQLIVTEEMDDWVKVNIEEGDGYVSTDYITLSTEFVKAESKEEEAARLAKEEAERKAAQAAAARATQSSSSKQTITYASSGGSAMGRSVADYALQFVGNPYVYGGTSLTNGADCSGFVMSVYANFGVGLPHSSSADRSVGSAVNGLENAQPGDLVCYSGHVALYIGNGQIVHASTSKTGIIVSNANYRTPLSVRRIF encoded by the coding sequence ATGAGACATAAGAACGTGAAAATTGTAATATGTGCAGTAACAGCAGTTCTTACATTTTCAAGTATTGACATAAAGACAAACGCGGCGACGGGAATTTCTTCTGTATTGCCGTCTGCAGGAATCGATTATACCTTGGCTTCCAATGCAACTTCTTTGAAAAATATTAAGGATGAAGCGAATACGCAGATGACTCAGAGCACAAATAGTGCCGGTGTATCGGGAAATACATCGAATAACAGCACCCAGGCTTCTGTTTCCGCAGGAAGCACGAATACAACATCCGTAACGGGAAGTGGAGAGACTGTTTCCGGAGATACTTCGAAAGCAGCGGAAAAGACCATTGAAGAGACGAAGGTGGTCGACGCATCTACCGTAGATGAAAGCGTGTTGAAGAGCGTAGAGAAGAAGCTGGACAAGAAGGATGAAGAGGAAGGTTTTAAGAGCCTTGTTATTGCAAAAGTAAATGATTATGTAAATGTAAGAAATACCCCGAGTGAGGATGGAGAAATCGTTGGAAAGCTTTATGATAAATCGGTAGGAACATTTATTTCGGAGACCGACGGCTGGTATCAAATCAATTCCGGCTCTGTGACAGGTTATGTGAAAAGTGAATATTGCGTGACAGGCGAGAATGCCATCACACTTGCAAAGGAAGTAGGAACGAGAATTGCAACGGTTACAACCACGACCCTGAAAGTACGTGAGCAGCCCGGAATGGATGCGACGGTACTCGGCCTGATACCGATTGAAGATCAATTGATCGTAACGGAAGAAATGGATGATTGGGTAAAGGTGAACATAGAAGAAGGCGATGGTTATGTTTCTACAGATTACATAACGCTTTCGACGGAATTCGTCAAGGCAGAGTCAAAGGAAGAAGAAGCTGCCAGACTTGCTAAGGAAGAAGCGGAGAGAAAAGCAGCACAAGCTGCGGCAGCAAGAGCTACTCAGTCGAGCTCTTCCAAGCAGACGATTACATATGCTTCCAGCGGCGGAAGCGCAATGGGACGTTCCGTAGCGGATTATGCACTTCAATTTGTGGGCAATCCATATGTATATGGTGGAACGAGCCTTACGAACGGAGCAGATTGCTCAGGATTTGTTATGAGTGTTTATGCGAACTTCGGCGTTGGTCTGCCTCATTCTTCGTCGGCAGATAGAAGCGTGGGATCGGCAGTAAACGGATTGGAAAATGCACAGCCGGGTGATCTCGTATGTTATTCCGGACATGTGGCGTTATATATTGGAAACGGTCAGATTGTACATGCCTCTACCTCTAAAACAGGCATCATCGTATCCAATGCTAACTATAGAACACCTCTTTCTGTTAGAAGAATTTTTTAA
- the hpf gene encoding ribosome hibernation-promoting factor, HPF/YfiA family, whose translation MKFIIAGKNIDVTEGLRTAVEDKIGKLEKYFNPETEVHVTLSVEKERQKIEVTIPVKGSIIRSEQVSNDMYVSIDLVEEIIERQLKKYKNKLVDQKQSVSFFKQEFIEKDYMDEEEIKIIRTKKFDIKPMYPEDACIQMELLGHNFFVFCNAETDQVNVVYKRKGNTYGLIEPEL comes from the coding sequence ATGAAGTTTATTATAGCAGGTAAGAATATCGATGTTACTGAAGGTTTAAGGACAGCGGTAGAGGATAAGATAGGTAAACTGGAGAAATATTTCAATCCGGAGACCGAAGTACACGTAACGTTGAGCGTAGAAAAGGAAAGGCAAAAGATAGAAGTAACGATACCGGTAAAAGGAAGTATCATTCGCTCGGAACAGGTAAGCAACGATATGTATGTTTCTATCGACCTGGTAGAAGAGATTATCGAAAGACAGTTAAAGAAGTACAAGAATAAGCTGGTAGACCAGAAGCAGTCTGTAAGCTTTTTCAAACAAGAATTCATAGAGAAGGATTATATGGATGAAGAGGAAATCAAGATCATCCGTACCAAAAAATTTGACATCAAGCCGATGTATCCGGAAGACGCATGTATTCAAATGGAGCTTTTGGGACATAATTTCTTCGTATTCTGCAATGCGGAGACCGATCAGGTAAACGTAGTGTACAAGAGAAAAGGCAATACTTATGGTCTGATCGAGCCCGAATTATAG
- a CDS encoding glycosyltransferase family 10 domain-containing protein, producing the protein MDELSSVDTAPFYFGGRMDMGVYRKVRNKVVSIRENSKIYKPYYNHAAGISSKQPPIFNESGQPMELFFIRDMHTAHNPYGNVGKHFLWDRYNWGLDTHFYTHRAMLETMGKPLRKYGMLGESRAIVPKDYLMFKKHKGLEREFDAIFTYDERLLDSLQNAKYYPICAEVWYGRSNPEIIHCNAYAEKDKNISILCSDKQMCELHKVRAEIARCCKRNRLADVMGTLDGGEYVSIDDSLRNYRYSFAIENELSDYFFTERITSCFAAQTIPIYLGARKIDSYFNKDGIIEISLKDIDNIEAVIKKCTKEEYDRRLPAILDNYERVQSYFNMQDYLYEKLL; encoded by the coding sequence TTGGATGAGCTATCATCGGTGGACACGGCTCCTTTTTATTTTGGAGGAAGAATGGATATGGGCGTATACCGGAAGGTGAGGAATAAGGTTGTTTCAATAAGGGAGAATTCAAAGATTTATAAGCCGTATTATAATCATGCTGCGGGTATCAGCTCTAAGCAGCCCCCCATTTTTAATGAGAGCGGACAGCCTATGGAGCTGTTTTTTATTAGAGATATGCATACCGCCCATAATCCATACGGCAATGTAGGAAAGCATTTCTTGTGGGACCGCTATAACTGGGGACTGGACACGCACTTTTATACGCACCGTGCCATGCTTGAGACTATGGGAAAGCCGCTAAGAAAGTATGGAATGCTGGGAGAATCCAGAGCGATTGTGCCGAAGGACTATCTTATGTTTAAGAAGCATAAGGGGCTTGAGCGTGAATTCGATGCCATATTTACTTATGATGAGAGGCTGTTAGATTCTCTGCAAAATGCTAAATATTACCCGATATGCGCGGAGGTGTGGTATGGGCGGAGTAATCCGGAAATCATACACTGTAATGCGTATGCTGAGAAGGATAAAAATATATCCATTCTTTGTTCCGACAAGCAAATGTGTGAGCTCCATAAAGTACGGGCGGAAATTGCGCGCTGCTGTAAAAGAAACCGGCTGGCGGACGTGATGGGTACTCTTGACGGAGGCGAATATGTGTCCATCGATGACAGCTTGAGGAACTACCGATATTCCTTTGCCATTGAAAATGAACTGTCGGACTATTTTTTTACGGAAAGGATCACCAGCTGCTTTGCCGCCCAGACCATTCCCATTTACCTTGGAGCGCGCAAGATAGACAGCTATTTTAATAAGGACGGAATTATAGAAATATCGTTAAAGGATATCGATAATATAGAAGCTGTTATAAAGAAATGTACAAAAGAAGAATACGATCGGAGGCTTCCTGCCATTCTGGACAATTATGAAAGAGTGCAAAGTTACTTCAATATGCAGGATTACCTATACGAAAAATTGCTGTAA